A stretch of DNA from Thalassospiraceae bacterium LMO-SO8:
CCGCCGCAGTTCATAGGCCCAGTTCTGGGTCAGCAGCTCGGTGATGTGATAGCCGGCGCGCAGCCGGAAACCCGTCCGTTTCTTGTCGAAGGAACCGTAATCCTGAAGATCCTCGGTGATGCGGAAAACATCGAAACCGGCTGCGATGTCGCGGTTCAGGAAGAACGGTTCCGTGAATTTCAGATCGATTTCGCTGCGCCGCGCGGCCAGGATGAAGCGCAGCGACAAATCCCGGCCGGTGCCGAGCAGATTACGCTCGCGCAGCCCGAAATCGCCCAGCACGCCCTGGTCGGTCGAGAACCCGGCGCCGATGGAAATGGACCCCGTGGATTTTTCCGCCACGGTCACATTGATGACCGCCTTATCAGGGGCGCTGCCGGGCACCGGCTCCATTTCAACGGTTTCGAAGAAGTCCAGGTTCTGGATGCGGGTGCGTGACCGGCGCAGCTTGGCGGCGTTGAAGGCGTCGCCTTCGACGAGGCGGAATTCACGGCGGATCACATCATCCTGCGTGCGCGCGTTGCCCACGATGTTGATGCGTTCGACGAACACACGCGGCCCTTCGTTGACCTCGAAGACCACATCGATCGTCCGCTTGTCGCGGTCGCGGTCCAGGCGCGGGCGCACTTCGACGAAGGCAAAGCCCTTCTCGCCGACCGCTTCGGTGATGGAATCGATGGTCTTGTCGACCAGGCTTGCGTCGTACCAGTCGCCGGGATCGATATCGACGACCTTGCGAAGAGATTCGACATCAAGATTACGGATGGTCGTGACCACGTCGACCTTGCCGAAGCGGTAACGCTTTCCTTCCTGGACGCTGAAGGTAATGAAGAAGTTCTTGCGGTCGCGGGTCAGTTCGGCGACGGCGGACTGCACGCGGAAATCGGCGAAGCCGTTGCGCAGATAGAAGCGGCGCAGAAGCTCGCGATCGAGGGTCAGACGGTCGGGGTCATAGGTGTCGTCGCTCGACAGGAACCGATACCAAACGGACTCCTTCGTTTGAACATTCTCGCGCAGATCGTCGTCATCAAAGAATTCGTTGCCGATGAACGAGATGCGGGCGACCTTGGTCGGCTCGCCCTCGTTGATTTCGAACACCAGATCGATGCGGTTCTGCGGCAGACGGATGACCTTCGGTTCCACCGTCGCGCCGAACCGTCCGGTCGAACGGTAGACGGCCAGAATGCGTTGCAGGTCGGTCTGAACCTTGGCGCGGGTGAAGATGACGCGGGGGCGCAGCGTGACTTCGCCCTCAAGCGTCGAATCCTCGACCTTCTTGTTCCCTTCGAAGGCGACGCGGTTGATGATCGGGTTTTCAACCACGTTGACGATCAGCCGCGTGCCGTCCTGCCGCATGGTGACGTCGGCGAACAGGCCGGTCGCGAACAGGCTTTTCAGGGAACGGTTGATGCGAACGGGGTCGGCGGCCTCGCCTTCCTTGATCAGAAGGTAGGACCGAATGGTGCCCGGCTCGATACGCTGGGCACCCTCGACGACGATCTCGCTGATCGTGCCGCGGCCCTGCGCCGATGCATCCGCCGCCGCCGTCCAGATGGCGGTGATCAGCGCAAAACCGAGAAGGAGACGTGATAGGCGCTCCAATTTCTTCCCCCGAACGTACATGCCAAGGCCCCAGGTGTTACGCCCTTATGAGCCTAAATCATTGGCAATCCGTTAAATTAACCCCTTGAACCATGCGAACACGCGGTCCCACGGCATCTGGGTTATATCATTCCATGTGACGAACACGACCAGAAACAGCACCAGCGCCAAGCCCAGGCGCATGCCGTATTCCTCGATCTTGGGCGCCACCGGCCGGCCCCGCAACCCTTCCGCCGCGTAAAACACCAACCGCCCGCCGTCCAGAACCGGGATCGGAAACAGGTTGATGAGGCCCAGGTTGACCGACAAGGCGGCCATGAACATGACCAGTTCCTTGAATCCCAGCTGCGCGATATCGCCGGACAGCTGTGCGATACGCAACGGCCCACCCAGTTCCTCCGCCGAACGGTGACCGGAAATCATCTCGCCGAGCACGCCGAAGATACGGGTCACCATTTGCACCGTATACCCGACCCCCGTGGAAACCGCCTCGACCGGGC
This window harbors:
- the bamA gene encoding outer membrane protein assembly factor BamA gives rise to the protein MERLSRLLLGFALITAIWTAAADASAQGRGTISEIVVEGAQRIEPGTIRSYLLIKEGEAADPVRINRSLKSLFATGLFADVTMRQDGTRLIVNVVENPIINRVAFEGNKKVEDSTLEGEVTLRPRVIFTRAKVQTDLQRILAVYRSTGRFGATVEPKVIRLPQNRIDLVFEINEGEPTKVARISFIGNEFFDDDDLRENVQTKESVWYRFLSSDDTYDPDRLTLDRELLRRFYLRNGFADFRVQSAVAELTRDRKNFFITFSVQEGKRYRFGKVDVVTTIRNLDVESLRKVVDIDPGDWYDASLVDKTIDSITEAVGEKGFAFVEVRPRLDRDRDKRTIDVVFEVNEGPRVFVERINIVGNARTQDDVIRREFRLVEGDAFNAAKLRRSRTRIQNLDFFETVEMEPVPGSAPDKAVINVTVAEKSTGSISIGAGFSTDQGVLGDFGLRERNLLGTGRDLSLRFILAARRSEIDLKFTEPFFLNRDIAAGFDVFRITEDLQDYGSFDKKRTGFRLRAGYHITELLTQNWAYELRRESILDVDSSASLVVQDAAGTNMFSSVEHGITYDTRDNRLTPTKGYFTKLATNLSGIGGDVYSVKNVASGAYHWTPTEGFLLTLGGRAGFVYALQDDVLLSERFFVGGRDLRGFAVGGVGPRDVSTDDSLGGEWMYSGTLELGFPLGLPAELGVAGRLFTDFGSAGEIATTRTGIEDTGSLRASVGFGVTWKSPFGPLGLDLGIPVLKESFDETEIVRVNFGTRF